The genomic window AGCAGACAATTTCCTATAAGTACACCTCCAGCTTAATTATAGTTATAGAGGTTCCTTTTGATTCAACATTGCTGTGCCCTTTGAAAAAAAAGGTGATAGATGACTATTGCTCAAGGCTGGTGTGCTCTTTGCTTTCGAACTAAATCACTGTTGTATTTATATAGTCATAGTTTTACTTGTATGTTGCATACAACTGCCATTTAATTTCACCTACTCTGATAGCATATACCTGTCGCATATTAAACATTTCACAAATCAAGGAAACTTCCAACAAACCTCCCCCAAACCAATAAAACTATCAAATGTTTGGAGTGTCTCAAAACAGAGGAAATAACATTTTGAGACCAGGTGTGATGTATCgagttattttacaaaaaaagccACAGTTGTGGTGTACTGGAGATTTAATACCACACTGACCTTCTGTCCACTTCCCCTCTACCCATCACTCACGTACAGCCTGACCTTTCACGTCTAATAGCATGAAAACAGACCATTAGCGCTCCTTCTTCCTCTACTTTAATTCTAAGGACATTTCTTTACAGAAGTTAACACAACGGATTGTTAGCAGACCAGTTAGTTCCTTCCTCATTCCATTGATGGCTGAATGACGTTTCCACATTTGGGAATACCAGACGACAGCACTTCAAACACAAAGCTTATAGCAGCTTCTGCTCTCTTTGGATGGCCTCTTTGCATCACTGTGTTCTTTTCAAGGAATTTTTCATGTTCTGCCTGGTGGGAATGAGCAGCTTTAAAAGAAGGAAGGTGAAATAAGGAAATGAGAGAGGAAAATGGAGACTGTTCTGCTTAATGCTGTTTAAGGAAGAGCAAGATTAAATCAGCTTTGATATTATTGATGACTAATATTAGCTTATTGTGGATTTATCGGTATATTTGTCAGCTGATATATATCGATTAAGGGTTTTTTAAGGAATAGTTTTAATTTTAGATTGATTGTACTTTTTATGGTTAGCGTAGCTTAGCAATAAGACTGGAAGTAGAGGGAAACAgcgagcctggctctgtccgaaaggtaacaaaatccacccacTAGCTCATTTGAGCTGTATGTGTTGGGACTATTACTTACCCTGGCTGGTATCATCCTGAGGTTTCTCCTATAGTGGCCTGTTGACAGTAAGAAATTGTTCTAgcacaaaaaacccacaacctgccattttaacatttctgtttatgtatggaaaaaacaaacaagatattcTGCGCTGATTAGTTAGTGTCAGAGGTGCAGGTAGCCTTACCCTTATTCCTATGTACAGATCCAGGCAAGCTGTTCCCGATTCCAGTcgtaatgctaagctaagctatctGGCTGCTTGTtacagcttcatatttactgtaacGACATGAAAGTGGTGTCAATCTCTAACTCCAAGCAAGAAAGATAAATCTTAATCTTAGATAAGTTAATTTTGTCTGGTCTGAATTAGAGTGAATGACATGATTCTCGTACGACACTGTGCCCCAAGATACCACAGATAACTGCAATTTTCAGCCTTTTAAACAGTGATTACCAGCCACAAACCTGCATTGAAAGTCTTTGAGACTGTAAATCGATATTGCAAGAGCATACgttcaccagccactttattaggtacacctgtttaACTGCTTGTTAGTGCAAATAGCTAATGAGctaatcacgtggcagcaacttgatgcatttaggcatgtagacatggtcaagatgacctgctgaagttcaaaccgagcaacagaatgggaaagaaaggtgatttaagtgagtTTAAccatggcatggttgttggtgccagacgggctggtctgagtatttcagaaactgctgatccacTGGCATTTTCACCAccaccatctctagggtttacagaggatggtctgaaaaagagaaaatatccagtaagcggcagttctctgggcgaaaatgccttgttgatgccagaggtcagaggagaatggccagactggctcaagatgatagaaaggcaacagtaactctgATAGCAATAAGATGGGCTACaacagcagaagaccacactgggtgccactcctgtcagctaagaacaggaaactgaggctacaattcacacaggctgaCCTGTGGACAACAGAGggttggaaaaacgttgcctggtctgatgagtctcaaTTTCTGttgcgacattcagatggtagggtcagaatttggtgtcatggtgtaaacaacatgaaagcatggatccatcctgccttgtatcaacggttcaggctgctggtggtggtgtaatggtgagggggagattttcttggcgcactttgggccccttagtaccaactgagcatggtttaaacaccacagcctacctgagtattgttgctgaccgtgtccatccctttatgaccacagtgtacccatcttctgatggctacttccagcaggataacgcaccatgtcacaaagctcaaatcatctcaaactggtttcttgaacatgacaatgagttcactgtactccaatggcctccacagtcaccagatctcaatccagtagagcacctttgggatgtggtggaacgggagattcacatcatggatgtgcagccgacaaatctgcagcaactgtgtgatgctatcatgtcaatatggaccaaaatctgtgaggaatgtttccagcaccttgttgaatctatacCACTGAGAATTACGGTAGTTCTGGAGGCAAAAGTTGTCAAACCTAGTACTAgcaagtgtacctaataaagtggtcaGTGAGTGTATTGTGACATACTGCCATGATTTTTGGCCTGCCTCTTCatcaaaatatgaaaatgaccaaaacaaaaacTAGACAGAGATCGAGGAATAGAAACAATGatcaattttaattaaaaacattctatttttaatcaaaatatGCAACTGTGTTTCTGATGCTCCATCCTTTTGCCACATGAGTAAGTGTGGTTGTGTCTTGATCATATATGAACATCCACACTCGCtagcacgcacgcacacacacactgactactTAATGTTTATTACATGATTGTTCTGTGAAGCAGAGTGAAATAAAGCGTTTAATCCAGCGGCAGCTTGCTAACACATTGTCCTATCCCCCGACTGCAACCTCTTGACAGGCAGGAGAACACATCTGTTAACTAACTAGCAACCTTGCTTTACAGCTGTTAGCATACTGACTGAACCCCCGAGTGAGAAAGTGTTCTTGATTTGATTCACATATAATTAGGAAGAATTGTCTGAGTAACTGTCGTGATTGTTAAACTATCTTTATTCCTTCCTTTCTGAACGTCCCGTGTTGAATTGTATTGTAATGAAAATGTATGTATAACCCTGTAGCCCCATAAACTGACTCCTGCTGACCGAGCTTTGCCAGATAGCAGAACTTGAACGAAAactgaaacacagaaacattcGAACATCAGTGTTGCTAAGAAAACCCTTTACGCCACCTGACAAAgttctctttttgttgtttggtttccATAGGAACAGTTAAAAATACTTCAAAAAGGTCAAAATTTCAacgtgtaaaaccaaaagttaaGAGTCTTTTTCTCAATTCAAGAGTCCTTTTGCTCTGGCAGACAGCCaacaagagaagagaagagaagagaagagaagaaaagagaagagagtaaatcaaaaagagaaaaagtcagaatctttcattcattctttctCCCTTGTTATCCTCCTTCTTTTATACTGCCCACCTCCAGGCCGCCAGGTTGGGAAGAGTTAATTCTCCACCGGCATGGGCTCTTGCGGCAGTGCAGACACTCCTTCCACTGCCACTGGCCCACAGGCCTCTGGTGTGTGTCCTGGTGTTGATACCGGCTCTGGCTGTGGCGGCTGGCTGAGGATGACCTGCACTACGTAGTCCCTGGAGATGTTGAGTTGGTCCAAGCGCAGCCTGTCTGTCAGCGGCCGACCTGAGAAAAACCAGCGTTGGGTTGCAGCAGGCACACCCTCCTGACTGTGCAGACGACGCTTCATCATGCCCACTGTGTCCGTGGAACGGACCGCCAGGCGGAGGTCGCGACCCGTGGAGAGCCGGAGCCGAAGCTGGCACTCCCCTCCTGAGCCAGGGTCACTGGCGCTTCCCGTGGATGGGTCTGCCGCCCCGGAGTCTGGATCTGAACCGTCCGGCTCATCAGAGCGCTCCTCGATCATGTTAACGGGAGGAGAGAGGCAGTAGACTGGCAGCTGGTAGCGATTCCCCAGTTCATCGTAGCATTCAGTCAGAGCTCCTGGAAGAATGGGAAAATATGTCAATACTTTTACCTTTATTACAACTTAATTTATTCCAAAAAAAGGTAATATTCCTACTAGGCTGGGTAATGAAAAACAATATTCTACTaatattcccatttacacaaATCTGTGTATACTCCGATTAACATGCCCTAACATGTTAGGGCCCCAACCTATCCCACTTCTGAATTGGCAAATGCTACATTCAGGAAAAGGCCTAATTTGGAATATTCAAATGAAATATGCTGTCTGtatcaaattcaaaatattttcacattcaGAATAATAGCGGAATATTACCGTCCATGTTAACGTACTCATCAAGAGTCTGGTGGGACACAGAACATTTTAACAAGTCTATTTTAACCCATTAATGTAAACCACACATTTCACAGTGAAAAGTGAAGCGAAACATCGCCATGTTACGTCAGGATTCAGTTTGCTGTAATGGTCTGCTGGACTTACCACAGCTATATACACACTTCTTATCATGTCTACATACTGGAAGCTATAAACCATCATCTGCAGCAGCTTTCTGTGACTGGCATACCTATGTAAACATAACTGTGCGCATAGTTATATTCAGTACACTAGGTAAATGTTTAACTGGGAAGTTCCAATACAAAGCGATTAACAACTAAAGTGATCATTTCAGGTAAACCCTCAACCTTTCACTTaatttttaactttcaaacaacAGGTCTGTCTAAGTCATGTTTTTTGGTACCTTGTTTTGCTTGAGCTTGACAACTTTTTGGCACATTCATATAATGTATTTAAATAGCCATGCTCttttgtatgttttcattactgCACTCATAAACTTAAAGCCCTGTCATTTTACCAtataacaaaaccaaaacaggaCCTTCAGTTTACATTTCCCTGTAAGATGAAATGGAGAAATGAGAGACAGACTCACTCAAAACAAAGACTGTAAGGATACAAAAGTGAAACCAGGAGAAAAGGGAATGTCATGCTCCTGTTGGAGTCCTACATTCAAAGACATTATGTCACTGCTGACCAGCTGTGATTCAGACCCAGAGTATGGAGTTGGTggagagtgggggggggggggggggataagaTGTAGTGGAGAGGTCATAGTATTCCACAGACAGAAACTTAATACAGTGGTATTCACAGGGGGGCCCCCAGTGATCCTCAAGGGGATTTCAGACAGGTCCCCCAGTGCACAATAGTTTAATGTCAATACTTTTCACACCTGAAAACACCAGCTACTTTGTGGTAATGGGTGGCTAAGAAGGGGAAACCTCTCTGGGGCCCAGCCACTGGGGTGGGATGTGAGGGTGCCATGAAGGCCAGAGATCATCATGTTCATCCTATGATAACCACGTTTTATTTTGAACCAAAATAATCACTATTACTTgttaaagcaacaaaataaacactgtaTGTATTGTTAcctttgtaaaatgtagcctagtctctatatacagactctgcattcagtgaatgtagagtctgtaggcaaaccctgaagatcttgcctccggaagaagagcggaagagccctggtttccggttgtaggctgtttgtagtccgcgtgatattgaccgatcacgtttgagccagctgcagttgttgccaggttaaacggtccgtgcggtgaactaacgaggcggaacataattggcgtcactgcaaactctgaatccatcgcaatggttcagcatatttacttatatataaacggaagtcggaaacggaaattcgcctcctccgcccaaatcaaacctgattgccaaaaaatcggggatctgcccccagaggctatatcgccgtctgccggaagtcagacgccaaatacagctgatgggttccaagaatgaATGTAGCCTAACCCCTCCTATAAAAATGGTATCAGTcccttttcattttctatttgttatatttaaccattacaaaaatgaatttaaaaaacaccaataaaaagCACTGGACACTTTCAGGGGCCTAGCTATTTCTTTGGGTAGCTTAAGAGTAAAATACAACCATGAGTAAAATCCATGAACAGCCAATTTTTCCCCaatgttatgtgtttttaatggtttttaaaGGATGGTTATGTTTCTCTGAAGACAGTCTTAAAATAAGATCCAAACAATTAAAGATCGAGGTGAAAACTTTCCCCACAAACCCAAGAAGGCCCCTCTAAAGTCGTTTTTATAAACAACGCTTGAAAGGTCACTGCACCGCTCTCGTGTTGTTTTATGACTTGAGCGGAGGCACGAGCCGCTTGAGAGAGACAATGAGTTTTGTGGTAAGTGAGAGTGAGTTGAGTCAGCACAAGCCCACAGGACGCTATTCTCTGCTCTGTATGATGACTGCTGTGGTCAAGGTGAGGACATTAAGGCAACGCTGCATCACAGGACACGGTCTAGCAGAGTGAAtatgagagcgagagagagtaGGGGGCGGAAAGAAAGAGCATCACTTACTGAAATGTGTAGTATTGTGGATAACAAGTGTGCAGTGCCTTGTAACAACTGCACTCACCAAAAACCACTTGCAAAGGCAAACTCTTCAAACTTATGCAGCCAAATAATTTGGTGGCATActgacagtgacatcactggtaagcatgtttttaatgtattaaaGCTCCTATTGTTATGTATTATTTTACTCTCTATTTATCTGTATTATTGCTGTCTTTGTGCTGCTTTAACAACCAAACTTCCCCTCTGACGATCAATAAAGGTTTATCTTCTCTCTCTGCTTGCCAGTAGCATAACTGAAATATCAACATGTGCAAATAAATCCAGGGATTCGGATTCACCAGCTTCAGATGAGCTATCTGATCTCAGATATGTCAGCACACCTCACTGCATTCGGATGTGCCAATTGTTCTGTAGACCAGTTTAATCACAAAtgtataaaagaaaaagaagtgtgTTCGATTTTAGGGGGGaatagtggcatctagtggccAGAATTGCACATAGCAACCGCCTGAAACTTATCCCgcttagaattccttcagtgttcattgtttgataggtttttatcaggaaccaaattatctgcagaggcctcttcttctccaaaacaaacgggcCAGGTGCTTACAACCAGCCAATGTCACAGAAAGCTAATGTAAATACAAGATAAATGTTACACATGGTTCACtgacaaacaataaacacaatttgGATACGGATCTCGATGCCTGTGTATCTTACTTGCTTTATTCCTCTCCAGTTGGCTCCACCTTAGTGTTTATCCTTCAGCTGCAGAATGCTAATGGATTCCAGGTGGTGCTAATGCCTTTGGTTGTGGGATTTCATTAAACAAGACTTTAGATTGGAAAAACATCCCTGCAAGAGAAGGGATCAGCCTTGCACCGAATTTAAGAGATTAAATTTTATGatcaaaacaagaaaacatttgtttatttgagAGATGCTTTGGTGCTGTTTCGCATGGCCACCCAAAAAGCAGTTTGACTGGTTACAGTTGAAAACATAAAGcctataataataatgtgaatCAGTGAACATGACGTTTTCATTTGTTGCAGGCTGGATAGAATCCTACATGGCTCCCATTTTCTGCTTCACAGTGTCACTTTTGAAGACCGCAGATCAAGTTGTTCTCCAATCTAATTACACACACGGACAAAGGAGCCCATTAACTGATGCATCCCTAATGATCGAAAAGTCTCTATTATGAATGCAGTGGGAGTTTTAAAGAACTTTAAATACCCAGTTCCATTTTCTAAATGGCCACAACAAAGTCTACATTATATAATATGTGTTAGTACAGTAATGGAGGTAATTCAAGCAGTTAAAAGAATCTGCAGGATCGCTTCTTAGAAAGCCGCGACTTAACCGACTAGTCCCACAGTGACATAATATTTTTCACCTTCCTCCAGACTGAAATGTCAGCAACTATTGCGTAGATTGCCATGAAACTTTATTTACAGATATTcagtccccagaggatgaatcctatcAACTTTGGAGATAAACTGACTTCATGTGCACCATGTGGACACCACATTTGTGGTTGTGAGTGACATGTCTCAATTTTTGAATGGACTGCCATTAAAAATTTAGAAACTCTACACATTCATGTCCTCTTTGATACCCTGACTTTTCTTCTTCAGCCTCagatgtattttgtgttttgtgttaatGAGAAAAAGTGAGCATGCTAACACCTTAAACTAACATTCTGACCATGGTAAACACTAAACCTGCTAActattagcatgttagccttgTCACTgcgagcat from Epinephelus lanceolatus isolate andai-2023 chromosome 11, ASM4190304v1, whole genome shotgun sequence includes these protein-coding regions:
- the ubtd2 gene encoding ubiquitin domain-containing protein 2; the encoded protein is MGGCVGSHHDSSGSLNENSDGTGVALGRNQPLKRERPKWKSDYPMTEGQLRSKRDEFWDTAPAFEGRKEIWDALRAAASAFESNDHLLAQAILDGASITLPHGALTECYDELGNRYQLPVYCLSPPVNMIEERSDEPDGSDPDSGAADPSTGSASDPGSGGECQLRLRLSTGRDLRLAVRSTDTVGMMKRRLHSQEGVPAATQRWFFSGRPLTDRLRLDQLNISRDYVVQVILSQPPQPEPVSTPGHTPEACGPVAVEGVSALPQEPMPVEN